The DNA region ATCGGCGTGTACCAAGAATGGAAGATACTATGATCCGGGAAGTTTGTCGAAGTACCCCAGCATTTCAAAGTTCCATCCGGAGCCACTGCACAGCTGGCATTGCGGCCGACGCCGACCACCGAGTAGTTTTCGCCACCCAAAACCGCAGTCGGATTGTAGGAATTGCTTCCGGTACCGTTACCACCTGTGCCTTGGGTGCCGTTATCACTCGTTCCCCAACACCACCACGCATTATTAGAAACACGTTTTGCGCACATGTTCACACCATTGCCCGCAAGGTCGCTGTAAGCTGCACTAGCGGTGATTTCAGTTGGAGTGGTTCTGTTTGAGCCCGTACCGTTTGTCGCGTGAAAATGGGAGCCCCAGCAATAAACCTTTTGATCGGTTGCAAGTCCGCAGGACGCCGCGGATCCGAATGCTGAGGAAGTAGCGGCATGGGTGAACTTCAAACCGCCGGAAACCAGAGTTGGTGAAGTTCGTTGAGTGCTGGTGCCATCGCCGATTTCATTATAGGAGTTGTAACCCCAGCAGTACATGTCGTTGCTTTGGGTGATGGCACAAGTGTGAGAAGAACCGGCTTTGACGGAAATATACTTTGTACCAGATGTGATTATGGTCGGAATAGCTACTGCTGACGTTACAAATCCATGTCCTACCTGGCCGAAGCCGCTGTCACCCCAACATTTCAAATCATTGGCTACAGTAATTGCGCATGTGTGGTTGTTGCCGGCGGTCACGTCAGTATAGCGATTGCTTCCGTCGATGATAAATGGAGTGATTTTGTCCCAGGAAGCTCCTGAAGTCCCAGTTCCCAGCTGGCCATTGTGGTTCCTACCCCAACATTTAAGAGTCCCATCAGTTGTAATGCCGCAGGCGTGATTTTTTCCTACGGCCACTTTGGAGTAGGTTTGACCACGATCCAACATCACAGGACTTGGGCGATAAAGTTTAGTGTCATCGCCGATCGACCAATAAACACCGGAATCATCCACGTTTTTTCCCCAGCATTTCAGCTGGTCAGAAGTGGTAATTCCGCATCCGAAGCCACCCATAGATACGAATTTGTACTTTTGCCCCTTATCGGCTTCGCTAGGAGCCCAACGTGAAATTCCTGTGTCATCGCCGATACCAAGGAAGTCAATTTCACCCCAGCACTTCACGCGACCAGCTGTCGTGACTCCGCATGTGCTTTCACCGCTGGACACTTGGGAATATGTCGCCGAATCAGAGATAGGTGTTGGTACCAGTGCAGTTGTCGTCAGCAGGCTGTCTCCAATTCCCAACAACCAGCCGAATGAAATATTGGATGAGTTGTTTGAGTTCGAACCCCAGCAGTTGATGCTGCCATTGTCTACGATCGCGCAGGCCGTGCTGGCGCCAACAATAATATCAGTGTATGTGGCACTGCCATTCACCGGTGTTGGAGACGTTCTGGTGGTCGTGGAGTTGTCACCCAAATAGCCATAGTTATTGGCACCCCAGCAAGAGACCGCTCCCGTTGTACTGAGTGCGCAGGCATGTGATTGTCCTGAGAAATTCCAATTGATAGAAAATTTTGAAACGTTTGTTGCGGAAGAAGAAGCGGCAGGAGGGTCCACCGCTGTTGTCGTTCCGTTACCCAGTTGGCCAGAGGAATTTCCGCCGAAGCAATAAAGTTCGTTGATGTTGTTCAGCGCGCAGACAGAATTATATCCAACATCCACGGAAACAAATGGATTTGCTCCACCCGGATTAATTAAGGTTGGCGTGGTCCAACTGCCACCTGCAGTGGTAATGTTCTGACCCCAGCAATAGACTTGTCCTGATTTAACGGCACAAGTTGTGTTAACGCCGATTCCCAGAGCAGAAAAACCCGTACCAATAGTGACAGGAGACGCCGCTACTCCAGATGGATTGTTGTCGCCGACTCTGTAGCTGGATCGGTTCCCCCAGCATTGAAGGTCTCCGCCTGTCGTAATTCCGCAAACATGCCACTCACTAGGTGCAATGTGGGAGTATGAGGTCCCGGCATTGACAACTGCCGGCGCGGTTGTCCCGGCTTCAGAGCTTCCCGTTCCGAGCATGCCGGCGTAATTATTACCCCAGCATTTTAAAACTCCACCGGTGTAGATCGCACAACGAACTTTCTTTTTACCGGCCATTTTCAAAATGCTGGATGGGGAGGCGTTATCGACGTCATTAATCACGACACGACTTTGATAGTTTTTTGTGAATCTCGCAACCGGGGTGTCTGCGAAGCTGAAATTAATCTGGAAGTACTTACTATTCGTACTGGCGTTCGGGGATACGGTAAACGGAACAGCCACCGTTGTTGTGTTCGCAGCCAGGGTTATGGTGCCGGAATCGGCTAATGTGTGGTCGACCCCGGAAGTCGCGTCGCCACTCACAGAATAAGTCAGGTGAATATCATATGGTTTTGAAACCGAAGAAGTGATGGTGAATTGTTTTGCTGCGCCATCGTCTTCGTCGATAATTCGTTCAGTTTCTGTCACGGTTAGATTCGTAATTGTTGTATCGTAATAGAATACAGAACTTGATGGAGTATCAGTATTTGCCCAACCGGCAGTATCAGTGACTGCTGAAGTTTTAAGTGTGATTGATTTGGCGCCCTGTCCAGAAGGTGAGAATGACAAATAGTAGATACTTCCCACGCCAATAACAGTTCCTACGGAACCACCGACGACATCAAAGTCAGCATTGGTTAGTCCGGTCACGTTTTCACTAAAGCGAATCGTCAGTGGAATCGGTGATTCAAAGGCCGCGACACCAACGTCACTCGTGATCGTTGAAGTAGGGCGGGTGATATCATAAATGCTCGAATGCGTATTGGATACGGTGGAAGTATTTCCAAAACTGTCACTGGCTGCTCCGTTAGCAACTGTCACACTGAAGGTCCCTTCGGCAGAAGGAGTGACTGAGATCGTGTAGGTCGTACCGCTGCCGCTGACAGATGCTGTTGCATTGACCAGGGTAAGATCCGCATCTGTGAATCCTGTGACAGATTCACTAAATGTCGCAGTTACAGAAAGAGGTGATGTCGTTGAATAAGCACTCAGTCCAGTCAATGTTACTGAAGGACGTGTGCCGTCGTAGCTGACGTTTAAGGAGCCTGCTGTATTGTTTTTCCCAGCGCCATCCTGGAAGCTGCTTGCTGCAACAGAAATAGTGACAGTGCCATCGGCGGTTGGTGTGACATCCGCAGTCCAGTGAGTGCCGTCCACCGAAACGAAGTTACTTAAAGTACCATTCGTGACAGAGACGTCAGCAGAAGTGAAGCCAGTCACGGCCTCGTTGGTTTCAAAAGTCACTGCAATCGGTGAAGTGTTCGTGGATGGAGCTTGTGTTGAAGCGATGGTGATCGAAGGAGCTGCGGTATCGTAATACCAAGTCAAAGTATTAGATGCTGTGTTGTTGTTGGAAGCTGCGTCTGCAACGACTCCCGCGGGTAATTGAAGTGAAACGCTTCCTTCAGCATTAGCGGTCGCCGTCAATGTATAGGATGACCCACTGCCGGTCAGTGAGCTTAACGTTAAGTTAGTAGTTGTAAAGTCCGCCAGAGCGAGACCCGTGACATTTTCGCTGGCTGTAACAGTAATCGTGATGCCAGCAACAGTCGTCGGACTGGATTCTGTTTTTGACAATGTCACAGTCGGTGCCGTGGCGTCGTAGTGAACAGTCAGTAAGTTGGAAGTCGAAGATTGATTCGAGCTTGCATCAACGGCTGCGTTGTTGTTCACACGAGCACTGAAATCACCAGGTGTAGTTGCAGTTAGTGTGAAGCTGTATGTGTCACCACTTCCGGTGAAACCAGTGACAGTTGCATTTGTTAGGGTCAGATCAGAGGCATCAAAACCCGTGACCGGAGCAGAAAAGCTCACATCAACTGTTATCGCCGCAGTATTTGTGTGAGTTCCGGCGGTCGTGCTTAAAGTTGGAAGAGGACGATTTGAATTGAAATCAATAGACAGACTGTTTGAAACGATATTGTTATTTCCTGCCAAATCCGTGGTTTGATTGGCGCGATATTGGATGCCGACTGTGGTTAGGTTTGATGACGGCGTGATTTCGGCTGAATAAGTTTGTCCACTGCCTGTGATATTGCCGACAGTTCCATTTGTCACTTGGAAGTCAGCGGCAGTTGGTGCGATGACGTCTTCATCGAATACCAATTCAATTTCCAAGGGGCTGACGTTGGTTGGATTTGCCCCCAAGTAGCTAATCGTTGCCTGAGGTGCCGTGGTATCACTAATCAAAGTCAGAGTATTGGAGGCTTCGTTTCCAAGTGAAGAAGTTTGCCCAGTGGTGAAGCTTGCAGGCAAAGCTACGCTCACCGCACCTTCTGATGACGGAGTGATTTCAATATTCCAATGAGTCGCGTCCACAGGTGTGTACGCTGTGATCGTGCCATTAATCACCTGAATGTCTGCGGCAGTCAACAGAGCCAGTGGCTCTGTTGAGGTAAGTTGTACATTCCAGGTTGTGGCGTTGCTGTGACCCGAGACCAACGAACTGAAAGTGAGTGTTGGTGCAGCCTTTGAACCGAATCCATCAAAGATTTTTGCAGTCATGGAACAAGCCGAAATAATCACGCTTCCTGCAATGATTGCAAGTACATGTGCGAGCTTTCCAAAACATTCCGAAACGATTATTCGCTGACTCATTATGAGTACTTGTCGGAGAATTCTGGGTGTTCCTTAAGGTTTTTGTGAGTAAATGACTTCAAAGAACTACTTTGAAGCCCTATCCATTCTTTGCAAGAATTTGTCGGCTTTCTCAAATTGAGTCAGCGTCAAGGCGTCAATCCAAATGCCTTTGGGGTTATAGAAAATCACTGTAGGAAGGCCTTGGATGTTGTACTTCTTTTTCAATTCTTTTAATTGTGCAGTTTCTTTGGTGGCATCAAATTTCAATAACACGAAATTTCCGCCCATGGCGCGCACGCGTGGATCAGTGAATGTGTTCTCGGCTAGTTCGTGACAAGCAGCGCACCATTCGGCCCAAAAGTCTATGATGACCGGGCGGCCATCTTTAATAGCCTGGGCTAAAGCTTCGTCGGAATAGTGCTGCCAGTTCATCATCTGTATCTGATTGATGGTATTGTCGGCCATCATGCGTCCTTTAATATAAGGACGTAAATCGAAAACAGAAAGCACGATGTAGCCAATACCCACAATCAGCACTGCCTGCATGATTCCTTTTTGCATGTGTTTGAAAGGAGTGCCGCCATTTTTGGTCGGAAGAAATGCTCCATAGATGCTGGCCACAATAACCAAGCCCAGGCCTAAGGAAGCATCAAACCAACGAGCGGGCAGTAGTAGTTCCAGATAGTAATAGAATGCTGACAGCATCAAGGTGCCCAGGATGAATTTAAACCAAACCATCCAAGGACCCGAGCGTGGAAGAGTTTTAACCAATTGATTGGAAAGACCCAGGACGATAAAGATCAATCCCAATCCCAGGGCATAGACAAATAGAAACAGAAATCCAAACAACATGTTTTTGGTGGAAGCAACGTAAGTCAGAATTGCCACCAGCACCGGGCCGACGCAAGGGCTGGCCACGATTCCGGCGAACAATCCGGTCAGGTAAATTCCCAGAATACTTTGCTTGTGTTTTTTTCCGCCCAAGCGATTGCGTAAGAATGCGGGAACTTGCAAATCGTAGAGGCCGTACATGGACAACGCCATCGCCAAAAAGATCACACACACCACAGCAAGTACATATGGATTGCCCAGTGAAGCACCGAACATACTGCCGCTGCTTGCTGCTGCCAGACCTAAAAGAGAATAGGTGGTTGCAATGCCCAGAACATAAATACACGAAGTAAAGAAATTCTGCAGACGGGAGCGCTCTTCAGAATGGTTTCCCAGGACGGCCAGTGTAATGGGAATCATGGGGAATATGCAGGGAGTAAAGCTGGTGAAGATTCCCGCAAAGAAAACAAAGATCAAACCTGCGACCATGCTTGATCCCAGGTATTTTACAAAGTTAGCGCTGTCAAAGAAGCCGCTCGGGTTTTCCTGGGATTCCGTCGCGGAATGAATTTGTGCTTCACCCTCAACCATGGGGGTGATGATCGGAACTTCCAAAGTTTTCGTTGTAGGGAACAAACAGAACTGATCCGTACACGCTTGATAAGTCAGTTCCAGTTTCATTTTACTGTGTTTTTTTAGAAAGCGGGTCGGGGCTTCGATATTTGCGGTCAGTGTTCCATCGCCGACCAAGCCGGTTCTTTCACGTTTGGAAAACTTGTCATACCATTTGGTGATTGGATCCAATTTGAACGGCGCAATTTTGAAACCATCTGGTTCAAAAATCACCACTTTAAATTGATCCTCATATGCGTGGTAACCTGCCGGAAGTTTAAGTTTGAATGTGAGGGAGCCACCTTGCCCCGGGCTCCATTCATAGGGAAGCACTTGAGTCTCGACCAAGAGCGGGTCTGTTTCAGAGGCCGTAGTTTGAGCCCAAGACAAAAGGCCAGCGAAAAGGAAAGTAACTATAATGAGGAGTTTCTGAAGTGTTGCTTTCATATAATTGTCTTATTCCCTCTCTCGACTATGGGCAAGATTATTTGCCGATGACTCAATTCTAACACGTATCAGCCCGATAGAGGATACTGAGAGGTCATATTCTATGGGTTTTGTAGGTATATTGATAGTTTTCGCGACAGTATTCGGGGGCTATATTGCCGGTCACGGTAAGATGGGCGTCATCATCGAAGCTGCCGGTCTCGAGATGGTAATCATCGGGGGAGCTGCCTTCGGTGCATACGTTATTGCCAACCCAATGAAGATCGTAAAGATGGGGATTAAATTATCCATCAAAGCGATGACATCGAAGGGTCCGCAAAAGTCAGACTATGTTGAACTTTTGCAAATGCTTTTCCAACTTTTCCAGGTCTTCAGAAAAGAAGGTCCGCAAGGTATTGAGAAGCACATCGAGGAACCGGATAAATCTGACATCTTTAAAGCTTATCCAAGCTTCATGCACAATCATCATGCCGTTGATTTTCTTTGCGACACGATGAAAGTGACATTGTCAGCCGAGCTTTCACCTTATGACGTTGATGATCTTTTGGATGCGGATATCAAAGGTATCCACGCCGAAGAACATCTTGCTCAACATGCCATCGCCGCAGTGGCCGGGGGTTTCCCGGGTCTGGGGATCGTTGCCGCCGTACTTGGTATCGTTAAAACCATGGGTGTTTTGACGGCAGGTACAGAGGTGATCGGTGAGTACGTAGCCCATGCCCTCGTGGGTACGATGTTAGGGGTTTTCTGTGCGTACGGTTTGATCGAGCCGACAGCAACAAAAATTGCTGCCGATATCGAGGCGGAAGGTCGTTACTTGGGTTGTATTAAAGCAGCTCTGGTTGCTTTGCAACGTGGTGCACCTCCAATCGTGTGTGTGGAGTACGCTCGTCGTTCCATCATGCCGGAAGAAAGACCGACA from Bdellovibrio sp. GT3 includes:
- a CDS encoding protein-disulfide reductase DsbD family protein, giving the protein MKATLQKLLIIVTFLFAGLLSWAQTTASETDPLLVETQVLPYEWSPGQGGSLTFKLKLPAGYHAYEDQFKVVIFEPDGFKIAPFKLDPITKWYDKFSKRERTGLVGDGTLTANIEAPTRFLKKHSKMKLELTYQACTDQFCLFPTTKTLEVPIITPMVEGEAQIHSATESQENPSGFFDSANFVKYLGSSMVAGLIFVFFAGIFTSFTPCIFPMIPITLAVLGNHSEERSRLQNFFTSCIYVLGIATTYSLLGLAAASSGSMFGASLGNPYVLAVVCVIFLAMALSMYGLYDLQVPAFLRNRLGGKKHKQSILGIYLTGLFAGIVASPCVGPVLVAILTYVASTKNMLFGFLFLFVYALGLGLIFIVLGLSNQLVKTLPRSGPWMVWFKFILGTLMLSAFYYYLELLLPARWFDASLGLGLVIVASIYGAFLPTKNGGTPFKHMQKGIMQAVLIVGIGYIVLSVFDLRPYIKGRMMADNTINQIQMMNWQHYSDEALAQAIKDGRPVIIDFWAEWCAACHELAENTFTDPRVRAMGGNFVLLKFDATKETAQLKELKKKYNIQGLPTVIFYNPKGIWIDALTLTQFEKADKFLQRMDRASK
- a CDS encoding RCC1 domain-containing protein — protein: MTAKIFDGFGSKAAPTLTFSSLVSGHSNATTWNVQLTSTEPLALLTAADIQVINGTITAYTPVDATHWNIEITPSSEGAVSVALPASFTTGQTSSLGNEASNTLTLISDTTAPQATISYLGANPTNVSPLEIELVFDEDVIAPTAADFQVTNGTVGNITGSGQTYSAEITPSSNLTTVGIQYRANQTTDLAGNNNIVSNSLSIDFNSNRPLPTLSTTAGTHTNTAAITVDVSFSAPVTGFDASDLTLTNATVTGFTGSGDTYSFTLTATTPGDFSARVNNNAAVDASSNQSSTSNLLTVHYDATAPTVTLSKTESSPTTVAGITITVTASENVTGLALADFTTTNLTLSSLTGSGSSYTLTATANAEGSVSLQLPAGVVADAASNNNTASNTLTWYYDTAAPSITIASTQAPSTNTSPIAVTFETNEAVTGFTSADVSVTNGTLSNFVSVDGTHWTADVTPTADGTVTISVAASSFQDGAGKNNTAGSLNVSYDGTRPSVTLTGLSAYSTTSPLSVTATFSESVTGFTDADLTLVNATASVSGSGTTYTISVTPSAEGTFSVTVANGAASDSFGNTSTVSNTHSSIYDITRPTSTITSDVGVAAFESPIPLTIRFSENVTGLTNADFDVVGGSVGTVIGVGSIYYLSFSPSGQGAKSITLKTSAVTDTAGWANTDTPSSSVFYYDTTITNLTVTETERIIDEDDGAAKQFTITSSVSKPYDIHLTYSVSGDATSGVDHTLADSGTITLAANTTTVAVPFTVSPNASTNSKYFQINFSFADTPVARFTKNYQSRVVINDVDNASPSSILKMAGKKKVRCAIYTGGVLKCWGNNYAGMLGTGSSEAGTTAPAVVNAGTSYSHIAPSEWHVCGITTGGDLQCWGNRSSYRVGDNNPSGVAASPVTIGTGFSALGIGVNTTCAVKSGQVYCWGQNITTAGGSWTTPTLINPGGANPFVSVDVGYNSVCALNNINELYCFGGNSSGQLGNGTTTAVDPPAASSSATNVSKFSINWNFSGQSHACALSTTGAVSCWGANNYGYLGDNSTTTRTSPTPVNGSATYTDIIVGASTACAIVDNGSINCWGSNSNNSSNISFGWLLGIGDSLLTTTALVPTPISDSATYSQVSSGESTCGVTTAGRVKCWGEIDFLGIGDDTGISRWAPSEADKGQKYKFVSMGGFGCGITTSDQLKCWGKNVDDSGVYWSIGDDTKLYRPSPVMLDRGQTYSKVAVGKNHACGITTDGTLKCWGRNHNGQLGTGTSGASWDKITPFIIDGSNRYTDVTAGNNHTCAITVANDLKCWGDSGFGQVGHGFVTSAVAIPTIITSGTKYISVKAGSSHTCAITQSNDMYCWGYNSYNEIGDGTSTQRTSPTLVSGGLKFTHAATSSAFGSAASCGLATDQKVYCWGSHFHATNGTGSNRTTPTEITASAAYSDLAGNGVNMCAKRVSNNAWWCWGTSDNGTQGTGGNGTGSNSYNPTAVLGGENYSVVGVGRNASCAVAPDGTLKCWGTSTNFPDHSIFHSWYTPIDVTKWIQP
- the motA gene encoding flagellar motor stator protein MotA; the protein is MGFVGILIVFATVFGGYIAGHGKMGVIIEAAGLEMVIIGGAAFGAYVIANPMKIVKMGIKLSIKAMTSKGPQKSDYVELLQMLFQLFQVFRKEGPQGIEKHIEEPDKSDIFKAYPSFMHNHHAVDFLCDTMKVTLSAELSPYDVDDLLDADIKGIHAEEHLAQHAIAAVAGGFPGLGIVAAVLGIVKTMGVLTAGTEVIGEYVAHALVGTMLGVFCAYGLIEPTATKIAADIEAEGRYLGCIKAALVALQRGAPPIVCVEYARRSIMPEERPTFAEIDKATKEIKKAA